In the Hyphomonadaceae bacterium BL14 genome, one interval contains:
- a CDS encoding aminopeptidase P family protein, which yields MTKPIQSFDVKGGPHLGRDHLPQLRAALKTAGLDGFIIPHEDEYNNEYLPANAERLAWATGFTGSAGAAVVLSDKAAVFIDGRYTEQVKTQVDGDLFEYADLIEPGPAGWLKAHAPRGARIGYDPRLHAPDALARLEEGARAAGAELVALDTNPIDTAWQGRPAAPSAAVVPHPESVSGEDHASKRRRIARDITSDGADAAVITSPPSIAWLFNVRGGDVACSPLPLASAILDGDGRATLFIDEAKLTAAARAHLGNEVAVRPESELGDALKALSGKTVQVDPAGTSVWVFQQLEAGGARIQRKPDPVLLPKACKNAVEIEGARQAHIRDGEALVRFLHWLDTEAQSGHVDEIEAALKLEGFRTALPELKDLSFETISAAGPNGAYPHYRVNTASTLKLEPGSLYLVDSGGQYPDGTTDVTRTVPIGEPTARMRRHFTLVLKGHIALSAIRFPAGTPGAALDVLARAPLWMAGHDYDHGTGHGVGSYLGVHEGPQRIAKAGNSIPLKPGMIVSNEPGYYQIGAYGIRIENLQVVTPAEPVEEGDRAMLGFETLTMAPIHRGLIDTTLLTPDEMVWLDGYHAEVRKRVLPRLDGDAAAWLIRATEALIGATP from the coding sequence ATGACAAAACCCATCCAGTCCTTCGACGTGAAAGGCGGTCCGCATCTGGGCCGCGACCACCTGCCCCAGCTGCGTGCGGCGCTCAAAACCGCCGGGCTCGACGGCTTCATCATCCCTCATGAGGATGAGTACAATAACGAGTATCTGCCTGCGAACGCCGAGCGCCTGGCGTGGGCCACCGGCTTCACCGGCTCGGCTGGCGCAGCGGTGGTGCTCAGCGACAAGGCCGCCGTCTTCATCGACGGGCGCTACACCGAGCAGGTCAAGACGCAGGTCGATGGCGATCTGTTCGAATATGCCGACCTGATCGAGCCGGGCCCTGCGGGCTGGCTGAAGGCCCACGCACCGCGCGGCGCGCGTATCGGTTATGACCCGCGCCTGCACGCGCCCGATGCTCTGGCCCGCCTGGAAGAGGGTGCCCGCGCTGCGGGTGCCGAGCTGGTTGCCCTGGACACCAACCCCATCGACACCGCCTGGCAGGGCCGGCCTGCAGCGCCGTCGGCGGCTGTCGTGCCCCATCCTGAAAGCGTCTCCGGCGAGGATCACGCCTCCAAGCGCCGGCGCATCGCGCGCGACATCACCAGCGATGGCGCGGACGCGGCCGTGATTACCAGCCCACCCTCCATCGCCTGGCTGTTCAATGTGCGCGGCGGGGACGTGGCCTGCTCGCCTCTGCCGCTGGCCTCTGCGATCCTCGACGGTGACGGGCGCGCCACGCTGTTCATCGATGAAGCCAAGCTCACCGCCGCCGCCCGCGCCCATCTGGGCAATGAAGTGGCGGTGCGCCCCGAAAGCGAGCTCGGCGATGCACTGAAGGCCCTCTCGGGCAAGACCGTACAGGTCGATCCGGCCGGCACGTCGGTGTGGGTGTTCCAGCAGCTCGAAGCCGGCGGGGCGCGCATCCAGCGAAAGCCCGATCCGGTCCTTCTGCCCAAGGCGTGCAAGAACGCTGTGGAAATCGAGGGCGCGCGCCAGGCCCATATCCGCGACGGCGAGGCGCTGGTGCGCTTCCTGCACTGGCTCGACACCGAGGCCCAGTCTGGTCATGTGGACGAGATCGAGGCGGCTTTGAAGCTGGAAGGCTTCCGCACCGCCCTGCCCGAGTTGAAGGATCTGTCCTTCGAAACCATCTCGGCGGCCGGCCCCAACGGGGCGTATCCGCACTACCGCGTCAACACCGCCTCCACGCTCAAGCTCGAGCCCGGCTCGCTCTATCTGGTGGATTCCGGCGGTCAGTATCCTGATGGCACCACGGATGTGACGCGCACCGTGCCGATCGGCGAGCCGACAGCCCGGATGCGCCGCCACTTCACCCTTGTGCTCAAAGGGCATATTGCCCTGTCCGCCATCCGCTTTCCGGCCGGCACGCCCGGTGCCGCCCTCGACGTGCTGGCGCGCGCGCCGCTGTGGATGGCCGGGCATGACTATGACCACGGCACCGGGCACGGCGTGGGCAGCTATCTGGGCGTCCATGAAGGCCCGCAACGCATAGCCAAGGCGGGCAATTCTATCCCGCTCAAACCCGGCATGATCGTCTCCAACGAGCCGGGCTATTACCAGATTGGTGCCTATGGCATCCGGATCGAGAATTTGCAGGTAGTCACCCCGGCCGAGCCGGTTGAGGAGGGCGACCGGGCGATGCTGGGCTTTGAAACCCTGACCATGGCACCCATTCATCGCGGCCTGATCGACACCACCCTTCTGACCCCGGACGAGATGGTGTGGCTCGACGGCTATCACGCCGAGGTTCGCAAGCGCGTCCTGCCCCGGCTGGACGGCGACGCGGCAGCCTGGCTGATCCGGGCAACCGAAGCGCTCATCGGGGCGACGCCGTGA
- a CDS encoding RusA family crossover junction endodeoxyribonuclease, protein MQAAASKGSLNLRVDAVTASSDRFNTLIGAFFASEFKRPRDGAFEVVVEIERASDMPAHDVDQVAKAVVEGLTGVVFHDGSQIERLHVEKTIGDRARVKVRARPIRAPEAA, encoded by the coding sequence ATGCAAGCAGCAGCCAGCAAGGGATCGCTCAATCTGCGTGTGGATGCGGTCACGGCCAGTTCCGATCGCTTCAACACGCTGATCGGTGCCTTTTTCGCGTCGGAGTTCAAGCGCCCGCGCGACGGCGCTTTCGAGGTCGTGGTCGAGATTGAACGTGCATCCGATATGCCCGCCCACGATGTCGATCAGGTCGCCAAAGCGGTGGTCGAGGGGCTGACCGGCGTGGTGTTCCATGATGGCAGCCAGATCGAGCGCCTGCATGTGGAGAAGACCATAGGGGACAGGGCCCGGGTGAAGGTCCGCGCCCGGCCGATCCGAGCGCCCGAAGCCGCCTGA
- the fumC gene encoding class II fumarate hydratase codes for MTDMRTETDSFGPLDVPADKLWGAQTARSLINFRIGGQTQPLPLVRALGVVKHCAAKANMALDNLEPRLGDAIAAAALEVAQGKLNDHFPLVVWQTGSGTQSNMNANEVIANRAIEILGGVVGSKDPVHPNDHVNRSQSSNDVFPTAMHIATAEVFVRDLVPALTTLHAALAAKAEAFKDIIKIGRTHLMDATPLTLGQEFSGYAHMVKNAIRRVEAALPALYELAQGGTAVGTGLNAKPGFDVAFAKEAAALTGLPFVTAPNKFEALASKDAMVEAHGALNSAAVSLFKIAQDIRLSGSGPRCGIGELNLPENEPGSSIMPGKVNPTQAEAMTMVCAQVMGNNAGVSFAGSQGHFQLNVFKPMIAWNVLTSARLLGDAAVSFTENCVAGIEANETRIADLMERSLMLVTALAPSIGYDNATTVAKTAHKNGTTLREEAVRLGFVTAEEFDKAVRPETMLGPK; via the coding sequence ATGACTGACATGCGCACAGAGACCGACTCGTTCGGCCCGCTGGACGTTCCCGCCGACAAGCTGTGGGGCGCCCAGACCGCCCGCTCGCTGATCAATTTCCGCATTGGCGGCCAGACCCAGCCTCTGCCGCTGGTGCGCGCGCTGGGCGTGGTCAAGCATTGCGCGGCCAAGGCCAATATGGCGCTGGACAATCTCGAGCCACGCCTGGGCGATGCGATTGCCGCCGCCGCGCTGGAAGTGGCTCAAGGCAAGCTCAATGATCATTTCCCGCTGGTGGTCTGGCAGACCGGCTCGGGCACCCAGTCGAACATGAACGCCAATGAGGTGATCGCCAACCGCGCCATCGAGATCCTGGGCGGCGTGGTGGGCTCGAAAGACCCGGTCCACCCCAATGACCATGTGAACCGGTCCCAGTCCTCCAACGACGTCTTCCCCACCGCCATGCATATCGCCACGGCGGAAGTGTTCGTGCGCGATCTGGTGCCTGCGCTGACCACGCTCCACGCGGCACTGGCCGCCAAGGCCGAGGCGTTCAAGGACATCATCAAGATCGGGCGCACCCATCTGATGGACGCCACGCCCCTGACCCTCGGGCAGGAGTTTTCCGGCTACGCCCACATGGTCAAAAACGCCATCCGCCGGGTCGAGGCGGCGCTGCCTGCGCTCTATGAGCTGGCCCAGGGCGGCACAGCGGTGGGCACCGGCCTCAACGCCAAGCCGGGCTTTGATGTGGCGTTCGCAAAAGAAGCCGCTGCGCTCACGGGCCTTCCGTTTGTGACCGCGCCCAACAAGTTCGAGGCGCTGGCGTCGAAAGACGCCATGGTGGAAGCCCATGGCGCGCTCAATTCGGCCGCCGTGTCGCTGTTCAAGATCGCGCAGGATATCCGCCTGTCCGGCTCCGGCCCGCGCTGCGGTATTGGCGAGCTCAACCTGCCGGAAAACGAGCCGGGCTCGTCCATCATGCCGGGCAAGGTGAACCCCACCCAGGCCGAGGCTATGACCATGGTCTGCGCCCAGGTCATGGGTAATAACGCCGGCGTCAGCTTCGCCGGCAGCCAGGGCCATTTCCAGCTCAACGTGTTCAAACCGATGATCGCCTGGAACGTGCTGACCAGCGCGCGCCTCCTGGGCGACGCGGCGGTGAGCTTCACCGAGAACTGCGTGGCGGGCATCGAGGCCAATGAAACCCGCATCGCCGATCTGATGGAGCGCTCGCTCATGCTGGTCACGGCGCTGGCGCCGAGCATCGGCTATGACAACGCCACGACCGTCGCCAAGACCGCCCACAAGAACGGGACCACCTTGCGCGAGGAAGCGGTGCGCCTGGGCTTTGTTACGGCGGAAGAGTTCGACAAGGCGGTGCGGCCCGAGACCATGCTGGGGCCGAAATAG
- a CDS encoding ammonium transporter → MDETAFAGGDVAWLLTASALVLMMTLPGLALFYGGMVRRTNVLSTLMQSLGAAALVTLTWVIAGYSFAFAGEGALFGGFDRLFLSGLTLDSAVGGIPESGFILFQLTFAIITVAIIAGAAAERLRFSAWMVFVPIWLLLVYAPIAHWVWGGGFLSEAGVLDFAGGAVVHINSGVAGLILALKLGPRRGWPKEGAPPHNLVLTVIGAGLLWVGWFGFNGGSALEANALAAHAALVTQIAAATAALTWAGLEWILRGKPSVLGAASGAIAGLVGITPAAGFVEPYAAFVIGALAAAAAYGGVTILKAKLKYDDSLDAFGLHGIGGFAGAVLTGVFAATAVGGAAGAVEGNWLIVWTQTWGALAAAAWCAIATFIILWVLERFMTLRVDAEDEVTGLDIALHGESA, encoded by the coding sequence ATGGACGAGACGGCATTTGCAGGCGGAGATGTGGCGTGGCTCCTGACCGCGTCCGCGTTGGTGCTGATGATGACCTTGCCGGGGCTGGCGCTGTTTTATGGCGGCATGGTGCGGCGCACCAATGTGCTGTCCACGCTGATGCAGTCCCTGGGCGCGGCGGCGCTGGTGACGCTGACCTGGGTCATCGCGGGATACTCGTTCGCGTTCGCAGGCGAGGGGGCGCTGTTTGGCGGATTTGACCGGCTCTTCCTGTCCGGCCTGACGCTGGACAGCGCGGTGGGCGGCATTCCCGAGAGCGGCTTCATCCTGTTTCAGCTGACCTTTGCCATCATCACCGTGGCGATTATCGCGGGGGCGGCGGCCGAGCGCCTGCGCTTTTCAGCCTGGATGGTGTTCGTGCCGATCTGGCTTCTGCTAGTCTACGCCCCCATCGCCCACTGGGTCTGGGGCGGCGGTTTCCTGAGCGAGGCGGGCGTGCTCGATTTCGCAGGCGGGGCGGTGGTGCACATCAATTCCGGCGTGGCGGGGCTGATCCTGGCGCTGAAGCTCGGCCCCCGGCGCGGCTGGCCGAAAGAGGGCGCGCCGCCGCATAACCTCGTCCTCACCGTGATCGGGGCGGGCCTGTTGTGGGTGGGCTGGTTCGGGTTCAATGGCGGCTCGGCGCTGGAGGCCAATGCGCTGGCGGCGCACGCGGCGCTGGTCACCCAGATCGCCGCGGCGACGGCGGCGCTGACCTGGGCGGGGCTTGAGTGGATTTTGCGCGGCAAGCCCAGCGTGCTGGGCGCGGCGTCGGGTGCCATTGCCGGTCTGGTGGGCATCACGCCCGCGGCCGGATTTGTGGAGCCCTATGCGGCCTTCGTGATCGGGGCGCTGGCCGCCGCGGCGGCCTATGGCGGCGTGACGATCCTCAAAGCGAAACTGAAATACGATGACAGCCTGGACGCGTTCGGCCTGCACGGCATTGGCGGCTTTGCCGGCGCGGTGCTGACCGGCGTGTTCGCCGCCACCGCCGTGGGCGGCGCTGCGGGCGCGGTGGAAGGCAACTGGCTGATCGTATGGACCCAGACCTGGGGCGCGCTGGCGGCCGCGGCCTGGTGCGCCATTGCGACCTTCATCATCCTGTGGGTGCTGGAGCGCTTCATGACATTGCGTGTGGACGCCGAGGACGAGGTCACCGGCCTCGACATCGCGCTGCACGGCGAGAGCGCCTGA
- a CDS encoding universal stress protein: MRPERLLVALQGTEADAAPLDAAVTLAPIFNADLRGVFVEPDPAAYMLWTGPGAAGASVVSTALDAVREEADIYAKAAAARFDAAVEAAGLKGASSFRRITDSPAEAAQQARLVRLLVTCPDAAAGKGPLADFTTACLVDEGCPVFVPRRGAMAPKTIAVAWDGSKEAARAAFAAAPFFTEGVDVTILHSPKNLDFSDRAAAAPNRLANWLRPRGIEARTVEVKPDGPLGAALVEAAAGADLLVAGAYGQSRIAQFIFGGVTRSLLSATDGPSLLIAH, encoded by the coding sequence ATGAGACCGGAACGCTTGCTGGTCGCCCTTCAGGGAACCGAGGCCGATGCCGCGCCGCTGGATGCTGCGGTGACGCTGGCACCGATTTTCAACGCCGATCTGCGCGGCGTGTTCGTGGAGCCTGATCCTGCGGCCTACATGCTGTGGACGGGTCCCGGCGCGGCAGGTGCGTCGGTGGTGTCGACCGCGCTGGATGCCGTGCGTGAGGAAGCCGACATTTACGCCAAGGCTGCGGCCGCGCGGTTTGACGCGGCGGTGGAGGCGGCTGGCCTGAAAGGCGCCAGCAGCTTCCGGCGCATCACCGACAGCCCGGCCGAGGCCGCGCAGCAGGCCCGTCTGGTGCGCCTGCTGGTGACCTGCCCCGATGCCGCTGCCGGCAAGGGGCCGTTGGCTGATTTCACCACGGCTTGTCTGGTGGACGAGGGCTGCCCGGTCTTCGTACCGCGGCGCGGTGCGATGGCGCCCAAAACCATCGCCGTGGCGTGGGACGGATCCAAGGAAGCCGCCCGCGCCGCCTTCGCCGCGGCGCCTTTCTTCACCGAGGGGGTGGACGTCACCATCCTGCACAGCCCGAAAAATCTCGACTTCAGCGACCGCGCCGCGGCCGCGCCCAACCGGCTGGCCAACTGGCTGCGCCCGCGCGGGATCGAGGCCCGCACGGTAGAGGTGAAGCCTGACGGTCCGCTGGGCGCGGCGCTGGTGGAGGCGGCTGCTGGCGCTGACCTCTTGGTGGCGGGTGCCTATGGCCAGTCGCGCATCGCCCAGTTCATCTTTGGCGGGGTCACGCGCTCGCTGCTGAGCGCCACGGATGGTCCGTCGCTGTTGATTGCGCACTAG
- a CDS encoding HD family hydrolase, with amino-acid sequence MTRAPSPVPPPRAWQRMLSGRRLDLLDPSPMDIEISDIAHGLARVARWNGQTSGEHAFSVAEHSVVVERVCQRLKPDWPYAWQLGALLHDAAEYVIGDMISPFKAALGYDYKIVEARLEGAVNMRYGLPAELPADIKAVIKRADKTCAFFEATQIAGFSTEEARKLFGRPPAGVRLTINPLPAPEAQARFLDRFEQLLAGAERERAR; translated from the coding sequence TTGACCCGCGCCCCTTCACCGGTCCCGCCGCCGCGCGCCTGGCAGCGCATGCTGTCCGGGCGCCGGCTCGATCTGCTCGATCCCTCGCCCATGGATATCGAGATATCCGACATCGCCCACGGCCTGGCGCGGGTGGCGCGATGGAATGGTCAGACCTCGGGCGAGCACGCCTTTTCGGTGGCCGAACATTCGGTGGTCGTGGAGCGCGTGTGCCAGCGCCTGAAGCCCGACTGGCCCTATGCCTGGCAGCTGGGCGCGCTCTTGCATGATGCGGCCGAATACGTGATCGGCGACATGATCTCGCCGTTCAAGGCCGCTCTGGGCTATGATTACAAGATTGTGGAAGCCAGGCTCGAAGGGGCGGTGAACATGCGCTACGGCCTGCCCGCTGAGCTGCCCGCCGATATCAAGGCCGTGATCAAGCGCGCCGACAAGACCTGCGCCTTCTTTGAAGCCACCCAGATCGCCGGTTTCTCCACCGAAGAAGCGCGCAAGCTGTTCGGCCGCCCGCCGGCAGGCGTGCGCCTGACCATCAACCCGCTGCCCGCCCCCGAGGCGCAGGCGCGATTCCTCGACCGGTTCGAGCAATTGCTGGCCGGCGCCGAGCGCGAGCGCGCGCGATGA
- a CDS encoding NAD regulator: MKPDIDPSKLGRLVVGLNAVIFAADGEGELQVLVTESLEGGQTALPFGPFDPETHRTFEIGLREWVRGQTGFELGYVEQLYTFGDMGREAPVAALAGAQGARVISVGYLGLAHEARPLKGEEARWVDVTRFFPWEDHREGRPAILTDSIEPALRSWADEAAAPGRRAARSQRVRATFGLDGAPWNEERALDRYELLYEAELVAEAARDRDEAPNGALRIGETMASDHRRILATALSRLRGKVKYRPIVFELTPDLFTLSHLQKLAESISGFPLHKQNFRRALDRAGFVTGTGQLESRTGGRPAELYRYKPVPAPAGALGIAVPRLK, encoded by the coding sequence ATGAAGCCCGATATCGACCCGTCCAAGCTCGGCCGTCTGGTCGTCGGGCTGAACGCCGTGATCTTCGCCGCTGATGGCGAGGGCGAGCTGCAGGTTCTGGTCACTGAAAGCCTGGAGGGCGGCCAGACCGCCCTGCCCTTCGGTCCGTTCGATCCTGAAACCCACCGCACCTTCGAGATCGGCCTGCGCGAATGGGTGCGCGGCCAGACCGGGTTCGAGCTCGGCTATGTCGAACAGCTCTACACGTTCGGCGATATGGGCCGCGAGGCGCCGGTGGCGGCCCTGGCCGGCGCCCAGGGCGCGCGGGTCATTTCGGTGGGCTATCTGGGCCTCGCCCATGAAGCCCGCCCCCTCAAGGGCGAAGAAGCCCGCTGGGTGGACGTCACCCGCTTCTTTCCCTGGGAGGATCACCGCGAGGGCCGCCCGGCCATTCTCACCGATTCCATAGAGCCCGCCCTGCGCTCCTGGGCTGACGAGGCCGCCGCCCCGGGCCGGCGCGCCGCCCGCTCCCAGCGCGTGCGCGCCACCTTTGGCCTGGACGGCGCGCCGTGGAACGAAGAGCGGGCGCTGGACCGCTACGAACTCCTGTACGAGGCCGAACTGGTCGCCGAAGCCGCCCGCGACCGCGACGAGGCGCCAAACGGCGCCCTGCGCATCGGCGAGACCATGGCGTCGGACCACCGGCGCATCCTGGCCACGGCCCTTTCCAGACTGCGCGGCAAGGTGAAATACCGCCCCATCGTGTTCGAACTCACGCCGGACCTGTTCACCCTCTCCCACCTGCAAAAGCTCGCCGAGTCCATCTCCGGCTTCCCCTTGCACAAACAGAATTTCCGCCGCGCGCTGGACCGCGCCGGCTTCGTCACCGGCACCGGCCAGCTGGAAAGCCGCACCGGCGGACGGCCTGCGGAGCTTTACCGCTACAAACCGGTGCCCGCACCGGCAGGCGCGCTGGGGATTGCGGTGCCGCGGTTGAAGTGA
- a CDS encoding DnaJ domain-containing protein, with protein MSLLIPFLAAIGALLALAFAFSRMKTENAALLLRVGLGVTGVVGGILLTVRGLAVAGIPVLAAGLGLLGVAARGGQDSKGGASGPGEDAASGPRQPPPGRARPGAMTRREAAQILGVSETASEDEIRHAHRELMKKLHPDTGGSGPLAAQVQEARDVLLG; from the coding sequence ATGAGCCTGCTCATACCCTTTCTGGCCGCCATCGGCGCTTTGCTGGCGCTGGCGTTCGCGTTCTCACGCATGAAGACCGAGAACGCCGCCCTGCTCTTGCGGGTGGGCCTCGGCGTGACGGGCGTTGTGGGCGGGATTTTGCTGACCGTGCGCGGCCTGGCCGTCGCCGGTATTCCGGTGCTGGCCGCGGGGCTGGGCCTGCTGGGGGTGGCGGCGCGGGGCGGTCAGGACAGCAAGGGCGGCGCGTCAGGACCGGGTGAAGACGCCGCTTCAGGCCCGCGCCAGCCGCCGCCGGGCCGCGCCCGGCCCGGTGCAATGACCCGGCGCGAAGCCGCGCAAATCCTGGGCGTCTCCGAAACCGCCAGCGAGGACGAGATCCGCCACGCCCACCGCGAGCTGATGAAAAAACTCCACCCCGACACCGGCGGCTCCGGCCCGCTGGCGGCGCAAGTGCAGGAAGCACGGGATGTGTTGTTGGGGTGA
- a CDS encoding division plane positioning ATPase MipZ has protein sequence MSNSNAERSMQSEPTDGSAHVIVVGNEKGGAGKSTVAIHLAVALMRMGKTVGVVDLDLRQATLTRYLENRRRWAERRSAALPMPLEQTVPAPATRSLDEAEAEEQAAWDAALAALKAECDFIIVDAPGGDTHYARLAHASADTIVTPINDSFVDFALLADVDPETFEVGRPSVYAAMVWECRKLKARSQRRTIDWVVMRNRISMLDALNKRRVWEGLKKLSERIGFRLAPGFCERVIYRELFPAGLTLLDLTESGSKAPFTMSHVAARQELRELIIILKLPGLAGARMPF, from the coding sequence ATGTCCAATTCGAACGCCGAACGCTCGATGCAGTCTGAGCCGACCGACGGGTCGGCCCATGTCATTGTCGTGGGCAATGAAAAGGGCGGGGCGGGCAAATCCACCGTCGCCATTCACCTGGCTGTGGCGCTGATGCGCATGGGCAAGACGGTAGGCGTCGTCGATCTCGATCTGCGCCAGGCGACCCTGACGCGCTATCTTGAAAACCGGCGGCGCTGGGCCGAGCGGCGTTCGGCGGCCCTGCCCATGCCGCTGGAGCAGACCGTGCCTGCTCCGGCGACGCGCAGTCTCGATGAGGCCGAGGCCGAGGAGCAGGCCGCCTGGGACGCCGCGCTGGCGGCGCTGAAAGCCGAGTGCGACTTCATCATTGTCGATGCGCCCGGCGGCGATACGCATTATGCGCGCCTGGCCCATGCCAGCGCCGACACCATTGTCACGCCCATCAATGACAGCTTTGTCGATTTCGCGCTGCTGGCCGATGTGGACCCGGAAACCTTCGAGGTGGGCCGGCCCAGCGTCTACGCCGCCATGGTGTGGGAGTGCCGCAAGCTGAAAGCGCGCTCGCAGCGGCGCACGATTGACTGGGTGGTCATGCGTAACCGCATCTCCATGCTGGATGCGCTCAACAAGCGCCGGGTGTGGGAGGGGTTGAAGAAGCTTTCCGAACGCATCGGCTTCCGCCTGGCGCCGGGGTTTTGCGAGCGGGTGATCTATCGCGAGCTGTTTCCCGCGGGGCTGACTTTGCTCGATCTCACCGAAAGCGGCTCCAAGGCCCCCTTCACCATGAGCCATGTGGCCGCCCGCCAGGAATTGCGCGAGCTGATCATTATCCTCAAACTGCCCGGGCTCGCGGGTGCGCGCATGCCGTTCTGA
- a CDS encoding SPOR domain-containing protein: protein MKHAIAIFSALSVSACGATTASSGSPEAMRAAALARLLQETAAQDPARIVAADAEMTALEHALRARPDAPPPAAAPEPAPLPAPDLTGARSVLHGVHLTSYRDPAHVVAGWRALQATLPALDGLSARVVPADLGERGVYLRLKAGPFDSRDAAQAWCAQAQAGGHWCQAVDFTGTPVAVPDGG, encoded by the coding sequence ATGAAGCACGCGATTGCGATTTTCTCCGCCTTGAGCGTATCGGCCTGCGGGGCCACCACCGCGTCGTCCGGCTCACCTGAAGCCATGCGCGCGGCGGCGCTGGCGCGCCTGCTGCAGGAGACCGCGGCGCAGGACCCGGCGCGCATCGTGGCGGCGGACGCCGAGATGACGGCGCTGGAGCATGCGCTGCGGGCGCGGCCGGATGCCCCGCCACCGGCCGCTGCGCCGGAACCCGCGCCCCTGCCTGCGCCGGATCTGACCGGCGCGCGGTCGGTTCTGCATGGCGTGCATCTGACCTCCTATCGCGATCCCGCCCATGTGGTGGCGGGCTGGCGGGCGCTGCAGGCGACACTGCCCGCCCTGGACGGGCTGAGTGCACGCGTGGTGCCGGCTGATCTGGGTGAGCGGGGCGTGTATCTGCGCCTGAAAGCGGGACCCTTTGACAGCCGGGATGCGGCGCAAGCCTGGTGCGCGCAGGCGCAGGCGGGCGGGCATTGGTGTCAGGCGGTGGATTTCACCGGCACGCCTGTGGCCGTGCCGGACGGCGGATGA
- the panC gene encoding pantoate--beta-alanine ligase, with protein MTRPLPLVSAVSDLRAVLAGWRAAGLTIGFVPTMGALHAGHIALVTQALSRCDRVVASIFVNPAQFAPGEDFDAYPRTMDADAAKLAQAGCHLLFAPRARDMYPDGFATTVTLTGPAEGLESAARPHFFSGVATVVTKLLNQVRPDVAVFGEKDYQQLLVIRRLAADLDLETRIEAGDTVREADGLALSSRNAYLSPADRQRAGRLNVILAGFAAQLEAGGDIAQAEATALNAAREAFDNVDYVTARCAQSLAALGPGRLDRPARVLAAVRVGTTRLIDNRAASPSQD; from the coding sequence TTGACCCGTCCCCTTCCCCTCGTCAGCGCTGTCAGTGACCTGCGCGCCGTCCTCGCGGGCTGGCGGGCGGCCGGGCTCACCATCGGCTTCGTCCCCACAATGGGTGCACTGCACGCGGGCCATATCGCGCTGGTGACCCAGGCCCTGTCGCGCTGCGACCGGGTGGTGGCGAGCATATTCGTCAATCCCGCCCAGTTCGCCCCCGGCGAGGATTTCGACGCCTATCCGCGCACGATGGACGCCGACGCCGCCAAGCTGGCCCAAGCCGGATGCCATCTCCTGTTCGCGCCGCGCGCCCGCGACATGTACCCGGACGGCTTTGCCACAACAGTCACCCTGACCGGCCCGGCTGAAGGGCTGGAAAGCGCGGCACGCCCGCATTTCTTCTCCGGCGTCGCCACGGTGGTGACCAAGCTGCTCAATCAGGTCCGGCCCGACGTGGCCGTGTTCGGCGAAAAGGATTACCAGCAGCTTCTGGTGATCCGGCGCCTCGCAGCCGATCTGGATCTGGAGACGCGCATCGAGGCCGGCGACACCGTGCGCGAGGCGGACGGCCTCGCCCTGTCCTCGCGCAACGCCTATCTGTCGCCCGCCGACCGCCAGCGCGCAGGCCGGCTCAATGTCATCCTTGCCGGTTTCGCCGCGCAGCTGGAAGCGGGCGGTGACATCGCACAGGCCGAAGCGACGGCGCTAAACGCCGCGCGGGAAGCCTTTGACAACGTCGACTATGTCACGGCGCGCTGCGCGCAGTCGCTGGCGGCGCTCGGGCCGGGCCGGCTGGACCGCCCGGCACGGGTTCTGGCGGCGGTGCGGGTGGGCACAACACGGTTGATCGACAACCGCGCCGCTTCCCCCTCGCAAGATTAA
- a CDS encoding fasciclin domain-containing protein: MRITTLLASSVLALGAVSATALADHHGGGYTAATEQNVVEIAAGNDDFSTLVAAVTAAELVEALSGEGPFTVFAPNNAAFAALPAGTVESLLEEENRDQLTAILTYHVVSGKYLAAETPAGTYDLPTLQGGTVNLVVGEDGTVTVDGATVISADIEASNGVIHVIDAVIMP, translated from the coding sequence ATGCGTATCACCACCCTTCTCGCCTCGTCCGTTCTCGCCCTTGGCGCCGTTTCCGCGACCGCGCTGGCCGACCATCATGGCGGTGGCTACACCGCTGCGACGGAGCAGAACGTCGTCGAAATCGCCGCGGGCAATGACGACTTCTCGACCCTGGTGGCCGCAGTCACGGCTGCCGAGCTGGTCGAAGCCCTGTCCGGCGAAGGCCCGTTCACGGTGTTCGCGCCCAACAATGCAGCCTTCGCCGCCCTGCCCGCCGGCACGGTCGAGAGCCTGCTTGAAGAAGAAAACCGCGATCAGCTGACCGCGATCCTGACCTACCACGTGGTGTCGGGCAAATACCTCGCCGCCGAGACCCCGGCCGGCACGTATGACCTGCCCACCCTGCAGGGCGGCACGGTCAATTTGGTCGTCGGTGAAGACGGCACGGTCACCGTTGACGGTGCCACGGTCATCAGCGCCGACATCGAAGCCTCCAACGGCGTGATCCACGTGATCGACGCCGTGATCATGCCGTAA